The nucleotide window GGGCAGATCGACGCGCTCATGCGGGCGGTCGCCGGAGCTGGCGCCGCCCACGCGCTGGCCGGCGCCCTCCACCTGCGTCCCGGCGCCCGGGAGTGGTACCTCGCGTGGATCGGGCGGGACCATCCCCATCTGCTGGAGGGGTACCGCCAGATGTACGCCCGGTCCTCGTATGCCCCGGCCGCCTACCGCCGCACGCTCGCGCGGTCCGCGGCCGAGGCCGCCCGGCGGCACGGGCTCGGCCGCCACGGCGCGCACGGCGTGCGGCGCGACGACGGCCCGCGCCCGGACGGCTCCCCCGCTCCCGCGCCGCGGCGGACGGGGCGTCCCGGGCCGACGGCGGGTCGCTCGGACCTCGCGAAGGCGCAGCCCGCGCTCTTCTGAGCGCGGCGGTCGCCGCGCTCAGGCGAAGGCGTCCTCCAGCTGCGCCAGCACGGCGTCCACGATCGGCCGGTCGGCGGGGATCCACGGGTGGGCGTGGAGGTCCTCGGCGGTCAGGGGCGTCCACGCGAGCCGGTCATGGTCCTGCAGGGCCGCCGGTTCGGCCGATCCCTGCTCGAGGACGCCGTAGAACACGCGCATCCGGGCGCCGTCGGCCAGCTTCCATCCGATCGTCTCCGGAGCCGCCACCTCCGCGCCCAGCCGCACGCGCGCGCCGAGCTCCTCCCGGACCTCGCGCAGCAGCGCCTCGCGGTCCGACTCCCCCGGCTCGACCTTGCCGCCCGGGAACTCCCACAGCCCGGCCAGGGACGCGGGTGCGCTGCGGCGGGCCGCCAGGAGGACGCGCGGGGCCGCGGCGTCGTCGAGGAGGGCGACACCCACCACCGTCCGCCTCGGCGGCGGGGGCGGCACGGTGGGCGTGGCGTGCGATGTGTCGGAGGTCATGTGGCCACCCTAGCCAGCGGCG belongs to Micrococcus sp. 2A and includes:
- a CDS encoding NUDIX domain-containing protein codes for the protein MTSDTSHATPTVPPPPPRRTVVGVALLDDAAAPRVLLAARRSAPASLAGLWEFPGGKVEPGESDREALLREVREELGARVRLGAEVAAPETIGWKLADGARMRVFYGVLEQGSAEPAALQDHDRLAWTPLTAEDLHAHPWIPADRPIVDAVLAQLEDAFA